A portion of the Misgurnus anguillicaudatus chromosome 16, ASM2758022v2, whole genome shotgun sequence genome contains these proteins:
- the tent5d gene encoding uncharacterized protein tent5d isoform X2 produces MTEMEDDRRFHKLTQEQVETLDQVLTEVIPIHGRGNFPTLEINPKDIIHVVRDRLILKNIKVKDVRLNGSTASHVLVKENNTSYKDLDIIFGVELSKQEDFQIIKEVVLGCLLDFLPKGVNKDKITALTMKEAYVQKMVKVFTEQDRWSLISLSNNSGKNVELKFVNSLRRQFEFSVDSFQIILDTMLQSYLEAEKKLGVQSALTKCPSLNSGTMGHNNNNDINMSCETDSIQSLNDSDSYSKVNISQKEQSTCLEKETTLKTVNKVVNTEINVPVERALEHPFVVEDKNDLKNASLFTDTLPEENTNVTGIDLGNDKKLFVVKNEGTSIKEITSQNKTHISTTDTNKTEGSVKTQPWLELVQKDFSCLSTTGSNGDRCTFQPASITFLTQTALESYAEYPLTPPAKKNNRSSQMVVLKHSSPKPPRKMSKKTTHVSCSPERFLSNNSSINSCQVLHPPKAYPKESLPMQVKLSGLTTKNFELSSASEREPESKQLDICTEAFAVATSENYVHSEETSPCTGISTEINLQSQVQSSEPETGKATHVFVLSTMSDLKNLPTDQNMKNQPIAERVQTAPCKELAPLIYVNCQPLPQINDSSSSPTKKENTESYAQADEPISTQHSDKLKDCPFEMINPLTTNNSPYLEMPSYSEDMPSLQVHKYPVPSLPTQETLVQFIPAEESPVLIPHVLEPRVFSPKAQGLTVSSSHSTNPLKLSISSTASLESSEVSETFLEPAVCLDFRDPSKISLKVLPQILEPSAVSSHMLKNSSGPTLLSKSSDPSILDTKDPLLPSKELPCITVMAESMYGDFEQAMDHLRYRLIATRNPEEIRGGGLLKYSNLLVRDFKPASETEIKTLERYMCSRFFIDFPDVNEQQRKIESYLRNHFVGEEKSKYDYLMTLRRVVNESTVCLMGHERRQTLNMITILALRVLGEQNIIPNANNVTCYYQPAPYMADHNLSNYCVANGQSPLIYHPYPLHIHMQTGLV; encoded by the coding sequence ATGACAGAGATGGAAGATGACCGCCGGTTTCACAAACTGACACAAGAGCAGGTGGAGACCTTGGACCAAGTTCTCACAGAGGTCATTCCCATTCATGGTAGGGGAAATTTCCCAACACTAGAAATCAACCCCAAGGACATCATCCACGTGGTCAGGGACAGGCTGATTTTGAAGAATATCAAGGTGAAAGATGTCCGTCTAAATGGCTCTACAGCCAGTCATGTACTTGTTAAAGAGAATAACACCAGCTACAAAGACTTGGATATCATCTTTGGTGTGGAACTTTCCAAACAGGAGGACTTTCAGATCATCAAGGAAGTGGTTCTGGGCTGTCTGCTGGACTTTCTCCCTAAAGGAGTCAACAAAGATAAAATCACAGCCCTGACCATGAAAGAGGCATATGTACAAAAAATGGTCAAAGTATTTACTGAGCAAGACCGTTGGAGCCTCATATCTCTTTCAAACAACAGTGGAAAGAATGTGGAGCTTAAGTTTGTCAACTCTTTACGTCGACAATTTGAATTTAGTGTGGATTCCTTTCAAATCATTCTTGACACCATGCTACAGTCATATTTGGAGGCTGAGAAGAAGCTTGGGGTTCAGTCAGCTCTTACAAAGTGCCCATCCCTCAACTCTGGTACAATGGGACATAACAACAataatgacatcaacatgtccTGTGAAACTGATAGCATACAGAGTCTCAATGACAGTGACAGTTATAGTAAGGTCAATATAAGTCAAAAAGAACAGTCTACATGTTTAGAAAAAGAAACAACTCTTAAGACAGTTAATAAAGTTGTAAACACAGAGATAAATGTGCCTGTGGAGCGAGCTTTAGAGCACCCTTTTGTGGTAGAGGACAAAAATGACCTTAAAAATGCATCTCTGTTTACAGACACACTACCAGAGGAAAATACAAATGTAACAGGTATTGACTTAGGAAATGATAAAAAACTGTTTGTGGTAAAAAATGAAGGAACAAGTATAAAAGAAATCACATcccaaaataaaacacatattaGTACAACAGATACTAACAAAACAGAAGGGTCAGTCAAAACCCAACCATGGTTAGAATTGGTACAAAAAGACTTTTCTTGTCTTTCAACAACAGGAAGCAATGGTGACCGATGCACATTCCAGCCTGCTTCCATTACGTTTCTTACACAAACTGCATTAGAATCATATGCTGAGTATCCTCTAACACCACCTGCTAAGAAAAACAATCGAAGCTCACAAATGGTTGTTCTCAAGCATTCCTCACCTAAACCTCCTCGGAAAATGTCCAAAAAGACAACACATGTATCATGTTCACCTGAAAGATTTCTGTCAAATAATTCAAGTATTAATTCTTGTCAGGTTTTGCATCCACCAAAAGCTTACCCAAAGGAGTCATTACCTATGCAGGTGAAGTTGTCAGGTCTCACCACAAAAAACTTTGAATTATCCAGTGCCTCAGAAAGAGAACCAGAATCTAAACAACTAGACATTTGTACTGAAGCTTTTGCAGTTGCTACTTCTGAGAATTATGTGCATTCAGAAGAGACATCACCTTGTACTGGTATATCTACAGAGATAAACCTTCAATCTCAAGTGCAAAGCTCAGAGCCAGAGACTGGTAAAGCTACCCATGTCTTTGTTTTAAGTACTATGTCTGATCTGAAAAATCTTCCAACAGATCAAAACATGAAAAATCAGCCTATTGCTGAGAGGGTCCAGACAGCACCGTGTAAGGAATTGGCACCCCTTATTTATGTAAACTGTCAGCCTTTACCTCAGATTAATGACAGTTCAAGCTCACCTACCAAAAAAGAGAATACTGAGTCTTATGCCCAAGCTGATGAACCTATTTCTACTCAGCACTCAGACAAACTAAAAGATTGTCCCTTTGAAATGATAAATCCACTGACCACAAACAATTCTCCTTATTTGGAAATGCCTTCATACTCTGAAGACATGCCATCACTCCAGGTTCATAAATACCCTGTGCCCTCACTACCTACTCAGGAAACTCTTGTGCAATTTATACCAGCTGAAGAATCTCCAGTACTAATACCACATGTTTTAGAACCCCGTGTCTTTTCACCAAAGGCTCAAGGGCTCACAGTATCATCATCACATTCTACAAATCCATTAAAACTTTCCATATCCTCAACAGCAAGTCTAGAATCTTCTGAAGTctcagaaacatttttagaaccAGCTGTATGTCTGGATTTCCGAGACCCCTCTAAAATATCCCTTAAAGTCCTTCCGCAGATTTTGGAACCTTCTGCAGTATCATCACATATGTTAAAAAATTCATCTGGCCCGACTTTGCTTTCCAAAAGCTCAGATCCATCAATTTTAGACACTAAGGATCCTTTACTTCCCTCAAAAGAGCTCCCTTGCATTACGGTAATGGCTGAGAGCATGTATGGTGACTTTGAGCAGGCCATGGACCACCTGCGGTATAGGCTAATTGCAACACGCAACCCTGAAGAGATCAGGGGTGGAGGCTTGCTCAAGTACAGTAATTTGCTTGTCCGGGACTTTAAACCTGCCAGTGAGACTGAAATTAAAACACTGGAGCGCTACATGTGTTCACGCTTTTTTATTGACTTTCCTGATGTGAATGAGCAGCAGCGCAAGATTGAATCATACCTGCGCAACCATTTTGTTGGTGAGGAAAAAAGCAAATATGATTACTTGATGACACTTCGGAGAGTGGTCAACGAGAGCACTGTGTGCCTGATGGGCCATGAGCGCCGTCAAACTCTCAATATGATTACTATTCTAGCACTCAGAGTCCTGGGTGAGCAAAATATTATCCCTAATGCCAACAATGTAACTTGCTACTACCAGCCTGCACCATACATGGCAGACCACAACTTAAGCAATTATTGTGTTGCAAATGGCCAGTCCCCACTTATATACCACCCTTACCCACTACACATACACATGCAGACCGGACTAGTTTAG
- the tent5d gene encoding uncharacterized protein tent5d isoform X1, which translates to MFLLIANSDKVNMTEMEDDRRFHKLTQEQVETLDQVLTEVIPIHGRGNFPTLEINPKDIIHVVRDRLILKNIKVKDVRLNGSTASHVLVKENNTSYKDLDIIFGVELSKQEDFQIIKEVVLGCLLDFLPKGVNKDKITALTMKEAYVQKMVKVFTEQDRWSLISLSNNSGKNVELKFVNSLRRQFEFSVDSFQIILDTMLQSYLEAEKKLGVQSALTKCPSLNSGTMGHNNNNDINMSCETDSIQSLNDSDSYSKVNISQKEQSTCLEKETTLKTVNKVVNTEINVPVERALEHPFVVEDKNDLKNASLFTDTLPEENTNVTGIDLGNDKKLFVVKNEGTSIKEITSQNKTHISTTDTNKTEGSVKTQPWLELVQKDFSCLSTTGSNGDRCTFQPASITFLTQTALESYAEYPLTPPAKKNNRSSQMVVLKHSSPKPPRKMSKKTTHVSCSPERFLSNNSSINSCQVLHPPKAYPKESLPMQVKLSGLTTKNFELSSASEREPESKQLDICTEAFAVATSENYVHSEETSPCTGISTEINLQSQVQSSEPETGKATHVFVLSTMSDLKNLPTDQNMKNQPIAERVQTAPCKELAPLIYVNCQPLPQINDSSSSPTKKENTESYAQADEPISTQHSDKLKDCPFEMINPLTTNNSPYLEMPSYSEDMPSLQVHKYPVPSLPTQETLVQFIPAEESPVLIPHVLEPRVFSPKAQGLTVSSSHSTNPLKLSISSTASLESSEVSETFLEPAVCLDFRDPSKISLKVLPQILEPSAVSSHMLKNSSGPTLLSKSSDPSILDTKDPLLPSKELPCITVMAESMYGDFEQAMDHLRYRLIATRNPEEIRGGGLLKYSNLLVRDFKPASETEIKTLERYMCSRFFIDFPDVNEQQRKIESYLRNHFVGEEKSKYDYLMTLRRVVNESTVCLMGHERRQTLNMITILALRVLGEQNIIPNANNVTCYYQPAPYMADHNLSNYCVANGQSPLIYHPYPLHIHMQTGLV; encoded by the coding sequence ATAAAGTGAACATGACAGAGATGGAAGATGACCGCCGGTTTCACAAACTGACACAAGAGCAGGTGGAGACCTTGGACCAAGTTCTCACAGAGGTCATTCCCATTCATGGTAGGGGAAATTTCCCAACACTAGAAATCAACCCCAAGGACATCATCCACGTGGTCAGGGACAGGCTGATTTTGAAGAATATCAAGGTGAAAGATGTCCGTCTAAATGGCTCTACAGCCAGTCATGTACTTGTTAAAGAGAATAACACCAGCTACAAAGACTTGGATATCATCTTTGGTGTGGAACTTTCCAAACAGGAGGACTTTCAGATCATCAAGGAAGTGGTTCTGGGCTGTCTGCTGGACTTTCTCCCTAAAGGAGTCAACAAAGATAAAATCACAGCCCTGACCATGAAAGAGGCATATGTACAAAAAATGGTCAAAGTATTTACTGAGCAAGACCGTTGGAGCCTCATATCTCTTTCAAACAACAGTGGAAAGAATGTGGAGCTTAAGTTTGTCAACTCTTTACGTCGACAATTTGAATTTAGTGTGGATTCCTTTCAAATCATTCTTGACACCATGCTACAGTCATATTTGGAGGCTGAGAAGAAGCTTGGGGTTCAGTCAGCTCTTACAAAGTGCCCATCCCTCAACTCTGGTACAATGGGACATAACAACAataatgacatcaacatgtccTGTGAAACTGATAGCATACAGAGTCTCAATGACAGTGACAGTTATAGTAAGGTCAATATAAGTCAAAAAGAACAGTCTACATGTTTAGAAAAAGAAACAACTCTTAAGACAGTTAATAAAGTTGTAAACACAGAGATAAATGTGCCTGTGGAGCGAGCTTTAGAGCACCCTTTTGTGGTAGAGGACAAAAATGACCTTAAAAATGCATCTCTGTTTACAGACACACTACCAGAGGAAAATACAAATGTAACAGGTATTGACTTAGGAAATGATAAAAAACTGTTTGTGGTAAAAAATGAAGGAACAAGTATAAAAGAAATCACATcccaaaataaaacacatattaGTACAACAGATACTAACAAAACAGAAGGGTCAGTCAAAACCCAACCATGGTTAGAATTGGTACAAAAAGACTTTTCTTGTCTTTCAACAACAGGAAGCAATGGTGACCGATGCACATTCCAGCCTGCTTCCATTACGTTTCTTACACAAACTGCATTAGAATCATATGCTGAGTATCCTCTAACACCACCTGCTAAGAAAAACAATCGAAGCTCACAAATGGTTGTTCTCAAGCATTCCTCACCTAAACCTCCTCGGAAAATGTCCAAAAAGACAACACATGTATCATGTTCACCTGAAAGATTTCTGTCAAATAATTCAAGTATTAATTCTTGTCAGGTTTTGCATCCACCAAAAGCTTACCCAAAGGAGTCATTACCTATGCAGGTGAAGTTGTCAGGTCTCACCACAAAAAACTTTGAATTATCCAGTGCCTCAGAAAGAGAACCAGAATCTAAACAACTAGACATTTGTACTGAAGCTTTTGCAGTTGCTACTTCTGAGAATTATGTGCATTCAGAAGAGACATCACCTTGTACTGGTATATCTACAGAGATAAACCTTCAATCTCAAGTGCAAAGCTCAGAGCCAGAGACTGGTAAAGCTACCCATGTCTTTGTTTTAAGTACTATGTCTGATCTGAAAAATCTTCCAACAGATCAAAACATGAAAAATCAGCCTATTGCTGAGAGGGTCCAGACAGCACCGTGTAAGGAATTGGCACCCCTTATTTATGTAAACTGTCAGCCTTTACCTCAGATTAATGACAGTTCAAGCTCACCTACCAAAAAAGAGAATACTGAGTCTTATGCCCAAGCTGATGAACCTATTTCTACTCAGCACTCAGACAAACTAAAAGATTGTCCCTTTGAAATGATAAATCCACTGACCACAAACAATTCTCCTTATTTGGAAATGCCTTCATACTCTGAAGACATGCCATCACTCCAGGTTCATAAATACCCTGTGCCCTCACTACCTACTCAGGAAACTCTTGTGCAATTTATACCAGCTGAAGAATCTCCAGTACTAATACCACATGTTTTAGAACCCCGTGTCTTTTCACCAAAGGCTCAAGGGCTCACAGTATCATCATCACATTCTACAAATCCATTAAAACTTTCCATATCCTCAACAGCAAGTCTAGAATCTTCTGAAGTctcagaaacatttttagaaccAGCTGTATGTCTGGATTTCCGAGACCCCTCTAAAATATCCCTTAAAGTCCTTCCGCAGATTTTGGAACCTTCTGCAGTATCATCACATATGTTAAAAAATTCATCTGGCCCGACTTTGCTTTCCAAAAGCTCAGATCCATCAATTTTAGACACTAAGGATCCTTTACTTCCCTCAAAAGAGCTCCCTTGCATTACGGTAATGGCTGAGAGCATGTATGGTGACTTTGAGCAGGCCATGGACCACCTGCGGTATAGGCTAATTGCAACACGCAACCCTGAAGAGATCAGGGGTGGAGGCTTGCTCAAGTACAGTAATTTGCTTGTCCGGGACTTTAAACCTGCCAGTGAGACTGAAATTAAAACACTGGAGCGCTACATGTGTTCACGCTTTTTTATTGACTTTCCTGATGTGAATGAGCAGCAGCGCAAGATTGAATCATACCTGCGCAACCATTTTGTTGGTGAGGAAAAAAGCAAATATGATTACTTGATGACACTTCGGAGAGTGGTCAACGAGAGCACTGTGTGCCTGATGGGCCATGAGCGCCGTCAAACTCTCAATATGATTACTATTCTAGCACTCAGAGTCCTGGGTGAGCAAAATATTATCCCTAATGCCAACAATGTAACTTGCTACTACCAGCCTGCACCATACATGGCAGACCACAACTTAAGCAATTATTGTGTTGCAAATGGCCAGTCCCCACTTATATACCACCCTTACCCACTACACATACACATGCAGACCGGACTAGTTTAG